CTTGGCTATGAGGCCGCGCTCGTCCACTTCCTTGAACACGGCTTCGCGGTTGGCGCGGTAGGCAACGGCGAAGGTGTCCAGGGTGCGGCGCAAAAATTCGTCGTTAAGGGCTTCGTCCAGCTCCTTGTGGTAGCCGGAATTGCTTTTAAGGGCGTCATGCATGGGTTAGTCCTCCAGAAGAATGACGTGGAGTTCCAGCGGGCCATGTACGCCCACGGCAGCCACACGTTCGATGTCAGCCGTACGGCTGGGCCCCGTCACCAGGGTGGTGTAGGTAGCAGGCGCTGCACTCATGCGCTCGCGCAGAATCTGCGCGATGGACGGCAGATCGGGGTAGATGTCGGACTTGTGCAGAAGTATCATGGACACTTCGGAAATCATGCCCGCCAGGCGCACGTCCTCATTGTCGGTGTTCAGCAGACAGGTGGCGCTGGCGGCCACGCCCACGATGCCCGTGGACAGACCCACATCGATGCCCGCAAGATAGTTGCGCAGTCCTTCGCGGATGCAGAGAAAGCCCTTTTCCTCACAGGCGGCAGCCAGAACGGCGAAATCCGCGTCATTGAGTTCGGGGGCGGCGACCACCCGCTGCAGGCGGGTGGGAACATTGTTGGGGCTCAGAGGGCCCTGGGCTGTGCCGGGCTCGTCAGCCAGGATTTCAGCAGGAGCCTTGCTGGCGCAAACGTCCACAACATATTGCAGGGCCGCGGCCATGGTGGGCACTTCCTGCACCACTGCGCTGACCGCTGCGGCCTTGGCGGCGAAAGCTTCGACCAGTTCCTGGTTTACAGGGGGCATACGATACTCCTTATGGGTCATCTAGGTTACGCGGGCCTCCCGCGTCACCCCGGCGGGGAAGAATCTTCCCCGCCGGAGCGGCCGTTTTATTTCAGGCTTTCAGCGTATATTTCCACAGTGTGCATGACGCGCACGCGGTCATTGTTATGCGAAAGCACGTCCTCAAGCTGCATCATGCAGGCGGGGCAGCCAGCGGCCACCACTTCAGCTCTGGAAGCCACGACATTATCGCGCTTGCGCTGGCCGATCTTGCGTGAATAGTCATAGTGGAAAAGGTTGAACGAGCCGCCGCAACCACAGCAGCGATCCGGCTCCGCCATTTCCACAACCTTGTACGCGGGGTTGGCGGCCATGACGGCACGCGGCTGGCTGACCACGCCCAATGATTTTTTGAGATGGCAGGAGTCGTGATAGGTCACCGTGGTCGCATTGCCAGCCGGAGCTTCGGCGGGATGCACCTTGAGCACGTCCACGAGAAAGGCGTTGATGTCCATGGCCTTGGCGGCCAGTTGGTCAACCTTGCGCTTTTCCGCCGCGCCGATACGGTCCGCGTAACGGGGCCAGAGTTCTTTGATGGTGGAGGTGCAGGAGCCGCAGGGGCTCAGGATGTAGTCAAAGTCCACGCCGTCAAGGGCCTTGAGGTTGGCCTTCATCTGCTTGACCATGCCGTCGGCATCGCCCGAAGACAGGGCCGGGATGCCACAGCAGGTCAGGCCCTTGGGCATGAAGACAGCGACGTTGTGGTGGTGAAGCACCTTGAGGCAGGCTTCGGCCATGTCCACATACATCTTGTCGCCCATGCAGCCGGGATAGAAGGCCACCTTGATGCCGCCGGACTGGCGGCGTTCGTCAAGGGCGCCATGGCGCACATGCAGGGGCTTCTTGGCCAGGGGCCGCATGTGACGGTCGCCCAGCATGAAGTTGAGCATGGGAGC
This DNA window, taken from Desulfovibrio sp. 86, encodes the following:
- a CDS encoding lactate utilization protein; this translates as MPPVNQELVEAFAAKAAAVSAVVQEVPTMAAALQYVVDVCASKAPAEILADEPGTAQGPLSPNNVPTRLQRVVAAPELNDADFAVLAAACEEKGFLCIREGLRNYLAGIDVGLSTGIVGVAASATCLLNTDNEDVRLAGMISEVSMILLHKSDIYPDLPSIAQILRERMSAAPATYTTLVTGPSRTADIERVAAVGVHGPLELHVILLED
- a CDS encoding (Fe-S)-binding protein, which produces MSNLHELSQRLMALDDRITACMKCGMCQAVCPMYGASGMEADVARGKLALIDNLAHEMIQDPEAVSDKLGRCLLCGSCQAACPPGVQIMDVFMEARELVNAYLGLHPVKKMIFRALLPQPGLFNLAMRVGAPMQGLMFRSTGAPQGTVCAPMLNFMLGDRHMRPLAKKPLHVRHGALDERRQSGGIKVAFYPGCMGDKMYVDMAEACLKVLHHHNVAVFMPKGLTCCGIPALSSGDADGMVKQMKANLKALDGVDFDYILSPCGSCTSTIKELWPRYADRIGAAEKRKVDQLAAKAMDINAFLVDVLKVHPAEAPAGNATTVTYHDSCHLKKSLGVVSQPRAVMAANPAYKVVEMAEPDRCCGCGGSFNLFHYDYSRKIGQRKRDNVVASRAEVVAAGCPACMMQLEDVLSHNNDRVRVMHTVEIYAESLK